A part of Haliotis asinina isolate JCU_RB_2024 chromosome 10, JCU_Hal_asi_v2, whole genome shotgun sequence genomic DNA contains:
- the LOC137298540 gene encoding pre-mRNA-splicing factor CWC25 homolog: MDSLDASEKKKISEVLKKSRQSDVGNMDWMYTRDKINTDDYLLGKKIDKHFEGGDNTPPKEEDVFGERIKANIALDMQAKMREDPLYAIKKREEESKRKILSNPVKMKELQKMVAQQKKEKKKKKKKHKHKHGSCDKEDLVQQYLSILSQKQQQHSQPQLTHRKSGKHKKHQRSSSSDSADTPPKRRRRSISSDSDSPPPKQSRHQRHSPSSEEDSRVAKKYGLNKPVNHRSRSPVVRHQRKDSQSPVRHKTHGGKSRGQPHSPIQRKSSHKRRNSPPQKKRKSRSSSQSPARKYGNHLQRKNHKARSPSPRQTRHLGKKRSPTPPRRKLTDEERQRRLQEMMDNAQWRDEQRKSNVQRYQEEDRREEAEQKKKGSSADFINPLMAQHASSSTVEDRLKRNKYNIQRTKAALDKNFTKH; encoded by the exons GCAGTCTGATGTGGGGAACATGGACTGGATGTATACACGGGACAAGATCAACACAGATGACTACCTTCTTGGCAAGAAGATCGATAAACATTTTGAGGGGGGAGATAACACTCCCCCAAAAGAAG AGGATGTGTTTGGAGAACGCATCAAAGCTAACATTGCTTTGGACATGCAGGCCAAAATGAGGGAGGACCCACTTTATGCCATCAA GAAACGTGAAGAAGAATCGAAACGTAAAATTCTTAGCAATCCTGTTAAGATGAAAGAATTACAAAAGATG GTTGCTCAACAGAAGAaggaaaagaagaagaagaagaagaaacacaaacataaacatggaAGTTGTGACAAGGAAGATCTTGTACAGCAATACTTGTCTATACTAAGTCAGAAACAGCAACAACACTCTCAGCCACAGCTGACACACAGAAAGTCTGGTAAACACAAAAAACACCAGCGTAGCTCCAGTTCGGACAGTGCTGACACTCCCCCAAAGCGAAGGAGACGTAGTATCTCTTCTGATTCTGACAGCCCTCCTCCCAAACAGTCTCGACACCAAAGACATAGTCCTTCTTCTGAAGAGGATTCAAGAGTTGCAAAGAAATATGGTTTAAAT AAACCTGTGAATCACCGATCAAGGTCCCCTGTAGTTCGGCATCAGAGAAAGGATTCCCAATCACCTGTCAGACATAAGACACATGGGGGTAAGTCTCGAGGTCAGCCTCACTCCCCCATTCAAAGAAAGTCTTCACACAAACGTAGGAACTCTCCTCCACAAAAGAAACGTAAGTCAAGGTCAAGCAGTCAGTCTCCAGCAAGGAAGTATGGGAATCACCTACAAAGGAAGAATCATAAGGCACGCAGTCCCTCTCCAAGGCAAACAAGGCATTTAGGGAAGAAACGGTCACCAACACCACCTAGAAG GAAGCTGACAGATGAGGAAAGACAAAGGCGACTGCAGGAGATGATGGACAATGCTCAGTGGAGGGATGAACAGAGGAAGAGCAATGTGCAGAGATACCAAGAAGAAGACAGGCGGGAGGAAGCAGAGCAGAAAAAGAAGGGAAGCAGTGCAGACTTTATAAA TCCTCTGATGGCCCAGCATGCCAGCAGCAGCACCGTGGAAGACCGACTCAAGCGCAACAAGTACAACATACAAAGGACAAAAGCAGCATTGGATAAGAACTTCACCAAGCACTAA